The following proteins are co-located in the Candidatus Competibacteraceae bacterium genome:
- a CDS encoding F0F1 ATP synthase subunit B: protein MNFNATLIGQMITFGLLVLFTMKYVWPPIIQAMQDRQKRIADGLASAERGVHEQELAQAKAAQMLKEAKQQAADIVAQANKRANEIIEQSKLDARAEGGRQLVAAQAEIEQEINRAREQLRGQVVNLAVAGAGKILKREVDEAANAAMLDDLVAQL, encoded by the coding sequence GTGAACTTCAATGCCACGCTTATTGGGCAGATGATCACGTTCGGCCTTCTGGTGCTGTTTACCATGAAGTATGTATGGCCGCCGATCATCCAGGCCATGCAGGATCGCCAGAAGCGTATCGCTGACGGCTTGGCCTCCGCCGAGCGCGGTGTCCACGAGCAGGAACTGGCTCAGGCCAAGGCCGCGCAGATGCTCAAGGAAGCCAAACAGCAAGCCGCCGACATCGTTGCCCAAGCCAACAAGCGCGCCAACGAAATCATCGAGCAATCGAAACTGGATGCTCGTGCCGAAGGCGGTCGCCAGCTCGTCGCCGCCCAAGCGGAGATCGAGCAAGAGATCAACCGCGCCCGCGAGCAACTTCGCGGCCAAGTTGTCAATCTCGCCGTCGCTGGCGCTGGCAAGATTCTCAAGCGCGAGGTTGACGAAGCGGCCAACGCCGCCATGCTGGATGACCTGGTTGCGCAGCTCTAA
- a CDS encoding F0F1 ATP synthase subunit delta, producing the protein MAETTTVVRPTAAARPYARAAFEDAQAAQELPLWSELLWVAAAIAADPALHRLLGPWNPVLRGEQKADLVGGLCRDVRGGVEAPDAFVTFLKVLAENHRLHQLPSIAVLFERLRAEAESTVHAELVSAAAVTAAQRKIVIKALKARFKRDIVLDCKQDESLIAGAVIRVGDLVIDGSARGRLDKLATALSQ; encoded by the coding sequence ATGGCTGAAACGACAACCGTCGTCCGACCCACCGCCGCCGCTCGGCCTTACGCCCGCGCCGCGTTCGAGGATGCTCAAGCCGCGCAGGAATTGCCGCTCTGGTCCGAGCTTTTGTGGGTGGCCGCCGCCATCGCGGCCGACCCCGCCCTGCATCGCCTGCTGGGGCCTTGGAACCCCGTGCTGCGCGGCGAGCAGAAAGCCGACTTGGTCGGGGGGTTATGTCGTGACGTTCGCGGCGGCGTGGAAGCGCCGGACGCATTCGTCACCTTCCTTAAGGTGTTGGCCGAGAACCATCGCCTGCACCAACTTCCCAGTATCGCCGTTCTGTTCGAGCGGTTGCGCGCGGAGGCGGAAAGCACCGTTCACGCCGAACTCGTCAGTGCCGCCGCCGTGACCGCCGCCCAGCGCAAGATCGTGATCAAGGCACTTAAGGCGAGGTTCAAGCGCGACATTGTGCTGGACTGCAAGCAAGATGAGTCGCTGATCGCGGGCGCGGTGATTCGGGTCGGCGATCTGGTGATCGACGGTTCGGCGCGCGGCCGGCTGGACAAACTCGCCACGGCCTTAAGCCAGTAG
- the atpE gene encoding F0F1 ATP synthase subunit C gives MEAASLIANVQGMTVIAVALILGMGALGTAIGFALLGGKFLEGAARQPEMIPALQVKMFIVAGLLDAVTMIGVGIALFFTFANPFLGPVQQALSH, from the coding sequence ATGGAAGCTGCAAGCCTGATTGCTAACGTGCAGGGTATGACCGTTATCGCCGTGGCTCTGATTCTGGGCATGGGCGCGCTGGGAACCGCCATCGGTTTCGCCCTGTTGGGCGGCAAGTTTCTGGAAGGCGCCGCGCGTCAGCCGGAAATGATCCCCGCGTTGCAGGTCAAGATGTTCATCGTCGCCGGTCTGCTCGACGCGGTGACCATGATCGGCGTCGGTATCGCGCTGTTCTTCACCTTCGCCAACCCGTTCCTCGGCCCGGTGCAGCAGGCTCTGAGCCATTGA